Genomic DNA from Telopea speciosissima isolate NSW1024214 ecotype Mountain lineage chromosome 2, Tspe_v1, whole genome shotgun sequence:
tttttggatagctgtGGCCTATccgtattcgtatccgtttagcttttggacagattcggatagtgctaaacggaaaCGGACAGGGATatggaaatggatttcggctattcatttacatcacTATGTACGACAGGATAGTCatattccactccttggttttgaaTACTTCGTACCCAAACCTTATGTTTTTCATGCATCTTATctgaatgaaattttatttaccaaaaaaaaaaaattgatgacaAGAAATTCTAGCACTTTGAATGGGTTGGTTAATTTACAAACTTTATGaatcgcttttttttttttttattgaaatatgtATACTttaaaatttaacaaaaaaaaaaattctaaagaAGAAAGGTGATTTGTTGAGCATTAATTGAGCATATTACTTATGTATATCACTACCCACTAACACAAGATCCAGTTTCATCATTACAATCTCATCTCGATTCAACATATGAAATTAATTAACAATGAAACCACAAGAGCAAAccactatcttcttcttcttcttaaaaaaagaaaaaagaaaaaaaaagaaaaaaaaacagaagcaaaAGCTATATAGAAACTGACTGCTCTATTGAATCCTTAAATACACTAGCCAGCTAGCTTGATCATGATTCAGTTGTTTGTGTTGATATGAACAAAACGGGAACAGTTAAATGTGGAGCAGAAAGCTTGGAAAGTCATCAACAACAAGAGCAGAATAGTTGCTGAGAAAGTGAGGAATTGCCATGAACCAAATACGTAACTCCGATCTGAAACTCCCTTCTCCCAAAATATGAAGAttaaaaaatggggaaaaaaaattccgaTTCTGTTCATTTTATGATCACTGAAACGACATTATTGAAACAATTCCAATCTAATGATCTTTCCACGGGAACCAGATTCCGAGTTTGCTCCATCATTTTCATTAATTGAAACTATGCTTTTGATAGGGTTAACCCACAACCTTCCATTTCCACTTTGATTAAAACTACAGAGAACCCATCCACCCACATaatcaatatcaaataaaagTATAAGGGAGCTTTATTGAAGTGTCATCATCTTCTGAAAAGCGATCGTGGATGTGTTGTGTAAAGCAAATCCCTAAATCAGATGTCCACTGGAGATGTATTATCTTCTGCAACCTTCATTGGAGATAGTGTGAaggaaaaccctaaatcgatttaGAGAATTTTCgttttgaaggagaagaaagtcATAAAGGGTAAACTGGTACTTTACATAGATCACTGAAgtataaaaggaaaaattgtCTTTTTAAACTTTCAAAACTAACAGTTCTCTAACACCATGAACCATCAGGGGGTTATACATAAAAAGTGAAACTAGAGAAGTATTTTGTTAATGTTTCAAACATCAGGGGTGCATATAATTTGCTCTATAATCTTTATCTTCAAAAAACCACAAGAAAAGCAgagaaaccaagcaaaagaCCACGTGCACTATGAATGTGTTGGTTTATGAGCTTTATTGACATGTGTACTTTAAATTATAAGAATTTTCTAAAGAAGAAGGTGATCTGTAAAGCATTCTTGTAACAACTACCctgaaaaatatttaatttaaaaGGAATTTTTCATCGATATATTATTACCTAAATCATGATTATGTTAATCGCCTAGCAaatggccaaatacccaccaGCATCCAGACTCAATTAGTTAATgacaattagaaaaaaaaaatttattatgtAGAAAGTACTAGAAACAGATTAGTCAAtttaattttgaaataaagacaCCAAGTgatttataattaattaagcatGCCTTATTACACCCACTAATACAGGAACCAGTCTCATCATTACAATCTCATCTCAATTCACAAATACAATTAATtaacaaagaaaacacaagaaCAACCCGCAATCATCTCCCcctttttcattcttcttttgaaaaaaaaaaaaaaaaaaaaaaaaaaaatcaagcaaaaGCCATGAACCAATTGTTGACACACCACACTGAATCATCCAGTTGTTGTGCTGATATGAAAAACACGAGCACAGCTATATACCGAACAAAAAGCTTGCAGAGTGGTTAACAACAAGAGCAGAATAGCTGCTAAGAATGTCAGGAATTGCCATGAACCTAACACATAACTCTTGAAAAATTTCTTAGCTTTAACCTTCCATCTCCCACTGTAGTACTTGTTTATGTCTTCAATCACCTTATCCAAGAAGGGTACTTTGTTTAATCTTACTGACTTACTCATCCCATTCCACAGGTCAGCTACCTCTTTATCACTCTTCAAATGGTTCAACACAATACCTTTCTCTCTAAGCACTTTGACATCCTCTTCAGTATCTATAATCCCATTCATTAATTCGATATATCGCGTAAAAAACAATGGTCCTGATGCATTTGATGCTTCATATGCAACCAAGTTTCTTAATACCACTTCAGTGTTAACATCTAAACTAACACTAGGGAGTTTAAATGTGAATGATTTTGCATCAAAGCTAATGCTGGTGATATCCCCTTTAGTGGCTACAAATTTGATACCTGAATTATAGAGTTCACTCACTGAAGGGATAGTGATCTCCTCTAATAAAGGAGGCTTGTTATTGCCCATCGAATTCGAACTTCCGTTTTCGggtttgatttcttctttatcttcattGAAGAAAAGATACTCAACAGGTTGTTTTAAGATTGAAAACCCAGGAAGACGAGTGATAATTGTCCAAGGTAATTTAAACAGTAACTTAACTGGCCTTGAAAGTAATACCCTTTTAATGAAACTTACCGGGGCTTTGTTTAATTTGGATAGCAAGCTCCATATTGCATTCAAGAGCTTCTTCACATCACTTGAATCCTTCTCGAATTTTTCTTCTCCCCTGTTTTCATCGATTGGAAAAGGATTTTGATCTTCAGGGGCTTCGGTGGTGATTTCGAATTGTTCTTCAGATTTGGGCACAAATATTTGGTACAAAGAATCAAGCAAATGTGCACAATCGGTGACTTTGATGTTGGGGAAGTCTTCTATCATCTTGAACGGAGTAAGCTCTTTGCATAAACCCATTAACATGGAATGCAGTAAAACGTCGGCTTCCTCCAAAGATGAATACTGAACTTCCAAGATTTTCCTCAATATGAAGAGAGGAATTTGATTCTCGAGCATCATTAAATCTCTAAGGATAGCATTATGAGCCGATTTCCTTCCTGCATAGTCCATCAAATGAGACATTGTGGACAGGATTTCACCATTGAAAGCAAATTTGCCTTCTTTGATGGCATAAACTTGGAGGAATTCAAGCAAGAAGCAAGCATCAACTGCCATCATCCATGCTAGGGTTTCACCGTTGAAATGCAGGTACTTGTGGAAACAAGCACGGATTCTCGTCTCATGTTTCATCAATCGATCCACAAGGTTGTGGAATTTAAGGGTTTGGATGAATTGTTTTTGAGTTCTTTTggcagcagcaaccttgaacctctccatctcATAGAGCTCCGAACGCCAGGGGTGGTATGGGCCAATTGCAACTTCTTGAGGAATGTAGCAATCTGGCTTGTTAGCTAATAGAGTTTTGGGGACATTGAAGATGCATACTGGCACTCCTGTATCGTCTTCAAGCTCTTCATCAAGTGTTCGACGTATTTGAATGACCCAACCCAGTTCATCAAAACTGGAATTTGATTTATTTGATGAGCTCCTGGTAGCAGTCTGGGAAGAAGAGTACATTTTTGATGATTTTCTAAGAGCGGGTTGAGAATATATGGAGATGGAAGctcagaaagaaagaagagactAGTATGGTTTAATTGAGTGTTGTGTTGCTCTCTTATAAAGTCTGCGTTTTGCACAATGCCACTTCAACaggtctgtctctctctgtctctctgtctctctctctctctctcaaccgaAACTTACACATTTCGTGTGAGAATTTAGCAGTTAGAATATTATTAGATTGTAAGAAGAAAGTGATAAAGCTAGATCCAACGAGCCTaccatttaaaattttttaatccgTTTGGTTAATTCCccgaaaaaaaaatatatctgcTACCATGAAAACCTAATTAAATTTGGAAGCTAGTTGTATATTTAATACCCAATAGTAGTGAGAAGTAGTTTAGGTGTCATAATCAAGGTTTGAAGTATTGGTATCCGACATCTTGTGATTTTTATTAGGGGTTTTTTGCAAATGCCTT
This window encodes:
- the LOC122650976 gene encoding putative UPF0481 protein At3g02645 codes for the protein MYSSSQTATRSSSNKSNSSFDELGWVIQIRRTLDEELEDDTGVPVCIFNVPKTLLANKPDCYIPQEVAIGPYHPWRSELYEMERFKVAAAKRTQKQFIQTLKFHNLVDRLMKHETRIRACFHKYLHFNGETLAWMMAVDACFLLEFLQVYAIKEGKFAFNGEILSTMSHLMDYAGRKSAHNAILRDLMMLENQIPLFILRKILEVQYSSLEEADVLLHSMLMGLCKELTPFKMIEDFPNIKVTDCAHLLDSLYQIFVPKSEEQFEITTEAPEDQNPFPIDENRGEEKFEKDSSDVKKLLNAIWSLLSKLNKAPVSFIKRVLLSRPVKLLFKLPWTIITRLPGFSILKQPVEYLFFNEDKEEIKPENGSSNSMGNNKPPLLEEITIPSVSELYNSGIKFVATKGDITSISFDAKSFTFKLPSVSLDVNTEVVLRNLVAYEASNASGPLFFTRYIELMNGIIDTEEDVKVLREKGIVLNHLKSDKEVADLWNGMSKSVRLNKVPFLDKVIEDINKYYSGRWKVKAKKFFKSYVLGSWQFLTFLAAILLLLLTTLQAFCSVYSCARVFHISTTTG